AACACGATCGCGCTGATGATCAGCAAGATCACCGCGGCGCCGAGGATTCGTCGGACAAGGAAGCGGAGCATGGCAGTTGGGTTTTCCTGACGGATGCCGAAGGGGGGAAGGAGGCGGGGCGGCCACAGGCCGCCCCGCCACGAGGGCCGGTCGTCAGGCCTTCACGAACGTCTTGTAGAGCAGGGTGGCGGAGAAGTTCGGGTCGAACTGGGCCCCGCCGACCTTGTTGCCGTAGACGTAGTAACGGCGCTGGTACATCTCGGGGATGATCGGCGCGACCTCCGTCATGATCTTCTTGTCGAGCGCGGCCCAGGCGGCGCCCGCCTTCTTCTGGTCGGTGATGACCATGTTCGTCTGGATCGCCTGGTCGATGAAGGGGACCTTCGTCTGCGAGACGTTGTACAGACCGTCGCCGACGCTGGCGCTGTCGAACAGCGGCTGCATCATCGTGTAGGCGGTCGGCCAGTCCGGGGACCAGCCGTACCACATCACGTCGAAGCTGTTGTCGACCTTCGCGATCTGGTCGTAGTACGTCGTCGAGTCGACCGGCTTGATGACGGGGGTGAAGCCCGCCGCCTTCAGCGCGTTCTCGATGACGACCTTGGTCTTGTTGTACGTCGGGTCCTGGGGGAAGGCGTAGACGATCTTCATGCCCTCCTTGCCGGCTTCCTTCAGCAGCTTCTTCGCGGCGGCCGGGTCGCCCTGCGGCGTCTTCAGCTTGCCGTAGACGTCGAACTTCTCGCGGCCGAGGATGTCGGGGCTGAGGATCGTGGTCGCGAAGTCGCCGGAGGACGGGCCGCCGTAGATCTGACGGATCTGCTGGAGCGGCCAGGCGTGGTTGAGAGCCTGACGGACCTTGAGGTCGGTGACGCGCTTGGTGTTGATCGCGTAGTAGTACGTGCCGGTGAGCAGACCGTTGAAGGTGCGCTTCTTGATCTCCGGGTCGGTGAGGACCTTCTGGATGCGCTCGGCGGGTACTCCCTTGTAGATGGAGACCGCGTAGGCGTCGTTGCCCTGGGAGGCGATCAGGCGGTCCACGCCGTCCAGGGTCTCGATGCCGAAGGTGAACTCGAAGCCGTCCGGGTAGTTGTTGCGGATCGAGTCGGTCTTCGGGTCCCAGAACTTGTTGCGGGTCAGCGTCATCGACTTGTCGGTGACGTGGCTCTTGACCATGTACGGGCCGCAGGCGGCCGGCATCTTGTCGTACTTCTCCTTGGTGTCCAGCTTCGGGGACACCGCGGCGTACGAGTGCATGGCCAGCGTGAAGTTGAAGTCGGGGCGGGCCTCGGCCAGGTTGAAAGTGACGGTCCGCTTGGCCTTGTCGGTCACGATCTCGGTGAGGTGCTTGCCCTTGTACGGGCCCTCGTACGCGTCACGCCACTTGCCGCCCTTGCCGGTGATGGCGATTTGGACGTAGCTGGCGGACTCGATGATGAACGTGGCCCACAGGCGCTCGATGCCGTGACGCACGTCGTCGACGGTCAGCTCAGTGCCGTCCTGCCACTTCAGACCCTCCTTCAGCGTGAAGGTCCAGGTCTTGCCGCCGTTGGACATCGTGCCGGTGTCCTCGGCCAGGTCGCCGACCAGCTTCTGGTGGCCGCTGGAGTCGATCTTGTAACCGGTGAGGCAGCGATGCAGCAGCAGGGCGGCGGTCGAGTTGTACGCGTAGTAAATGCGCTGCGGGTCGAGGTGCGAGAAGTCGTCCGGGGCGATGCCGTAGATCGTCCCGCCCTTCTTGGCGCCCGCGATCTCGGGAGCGGGACCGGTCGAGTCGGCCTTGGTGCCCACGGTGACCGTGGCGCCGGTGTACTCGGTGGCGCCGCCGCTCGGGGTGGAGCTGCCGCCTCCCGCATCGCCGCTGCTGCACGCCGAGAGGAGCGTCGACCCCGCGGCGGCGACAGTCGTTGCTATGACGAAGTTTCTGCGGGAAAGAGACATGGCTGACCCGATTTCTAGTGGAGTGACGAAGGTACGTGATGCGCTCCGCCCGGGCCCCGTCGCCCAGGTGGAGTGGGGTGGTTCAGCGCTTGGTCTTCGGGTCCAGAGCGTCGCGGACCGAGTCGCCGAGCAGGTTGAAGGCCACGACGAAGATCACCATCGACAGGCCCGGGAAGAGCATGAAGGTGATGTCGTCCTGGTAGTACTTGGCACCGAACTGGAGCATCACACCCCAGTCCGGAGTGGGGTCCGAGAGGCCGACACCGAGGAACGCGAGACCCGCTTCCGCCGTGACGTAGGCGGGCAGCAGGAGCGTCGACTGGATGAGGATCGGCGTCCACAGGTTGGGCAGCAGTTCCTTGAAGATGATCCGGGCCGGCGAGGCACCGGTGACCTTGGCCGCCTCTACGAACTCCCGCTCGCGCAGAGCGAGCACCTCGCCGCGCAGCAGTCGGGCGATGGAGGCCCAGCCGAAGGCCGTCATCACGAGGATGAGACTGGTGACCGTCAGCCAGATCGGGGTGTTCTCGTCCGGGGCGACGAAGATGGCCAGGACGACCGGCCAGAACGCGATGAAGAACAGCGTCTGCGGGAAGGCCAGCAGGATGTCGATGACCCGGCCGACCAGGTAGTCCGTCTTGCCGCCGAGATAACCGGCCGTGATGCC
The sequence above is a segment of the Streptomyces asoensis genome. Coding sequences within it:
- a CDS encoding ABC transporter permease; its protein translation is MTPPTPSPATTLEVTDGDNATPAKSSAPKGNESRSPGRLAWSRFKRDRAGVISAYVVIFFFAVSIGAPLIAKLYGKDPYTTYGMNIPGLLNEFNFPIKPNGGISSEFWFGVEPQLGRDVLTFLLYGMRNSLLIATAATLMTTLLGVVIGITAGYLGGKTDYLVGRVIDILLAFPQTLFFIAFWPVVLAIFVAPDENTPIWLTVTSLILVMTAFGWASIARLLRGEVLALREREFVEAAKVTGASPARIIFKELLPNLWTPILIQSTLLLPAYVTAEAGLAFLGVGLSDPTPDWGVMLQFGAKYYQDDITFMLFPGLSMVIFVVAFNLLGDSVRDALDPKTKR
- a CDS encoding ABC transporter substrate-binding protein — its product is MSLSRRNFVIATTVAAAGSTLLSACSSGDAGGGSSTPSGGATEYTGATVTVGTKADSTGPAPEIAGAKKGGTIYGIAPDDFSHLDPQRIYYAYNSTAALLLHRCLTGYKIDSSGHQKLVGDLAEDTGTMSNGGKTWTFTLKEGLKWQDGTELTVDDVRHGIERLWATFIIESASYVQIAITGKGGKWRDAYEGPYKGKHLTEIVTDKAKRTVTFNLAEARPDFNFTLAMHSYAAVSPKLDTKEKYDKMPAACGPYMVKSHVTDKSMTLTRNKFWDPKTDSIRNNYPDGFEFTFGIETLDGVDRLIASQGNDAYAVSIYKGVPAERIQKVLTDPEIKKRTFNGLLTGTYYYAINTKRVTDLKVRQALNHAWPLQQIRQIYGGPSSGDFATTILSPDILGREKFDVYGKLKTPQGDPAAAKKLLKEAGKEGMKIVYAFPQDPTYNKTKVVIENALKAAGFTPVIKPVDSTTYYDQIAKVDNSFDVMWYGWSPDWPTAYTMMQPLFDSASVGDGLYNVSQTKVPFIDQAIQTNMVITDQKKAGAAWAALDKKIMTEVAPIIPEMYQRRYYVYGNKVGGAQFDPNFSATLLYKTFVKA